One Rissa tridactyla isolate bRisTri1 chromosome 1, bRisTri1.patW.cur.20221130, whole genome shotgun sequence DNA segment encodes these proteins:
- the LAMP1 gene encoding lysosome-associated membrane glycoprotein 1 isoform X2 — protein MGWYRLPPSKGFLQASSSFEVKDSSGKVCIIADLTVAFSVEYKSNGQKEFAHFFLPQNATVEQESSCGNGNTSQPVLVLGFGAGHSLSLNFSENADKYQVEEIVFHYNLSDATLFHNSTAGGTKKVSHKTTIQAHLGTKYRCITSKQVNMKNANVTFSNVTLEAYLTNGTFSLNKTECAEDMVSTTAVVPTTPKQTTGQVPTTNPAPTASPPNPAVGKYNVTGSNGTCVLAYMGLQLNITYLKKDGKMGLDLLNFIPHNTTSSGTCDNTSAALNLTFDKTRVIFRFALNASTEKFFLQGVSVSTTLPSEATVAKFEASNNSMSELRATVGNSYKCSAEENLQVTDKALVNVFNVQIQVFKIDGDKFGAVEECQLDENNMLIPIIVGAALAGLVLIVLIAYLIGRKRSHAGYQTI, from the exons ATGGGCTGGTATCGCCTTCCTCCATCTAAGG GCTTTTTACAGGCTTCCTCTTCATTTGAGGTGAAAGATTCAAGTGGTAAGGTCTGCATAATTGCTGATCTGACAGTAGCCTTCTCAGTGGAATACAAAAGCAATGGGCAAAAAGAG TTTGCACACTTCTTTCTTCCGCAAAATGCTACAGTAGAGCAAGAGAGCTCATGTGGTAATGGTAACACATCTCAGCCAGTTCTGGTATTGGGTTTTGGAGCAGGACATTCACTAAGCCTGAATTTCTCAGAAAATGCAGACAAGTACCAAGTCGAAGAGATAGTTTTCCACTACAATCTGTCAGATGCAACTTTATTCCATAATTCAACTGCAG GAGGAACAAAGAAAGTATCACATAAAACTACTATTCAGGCACATCTGGGCACAAAATACAGGTGCATCACCTCCAAGCAAGTCAATATGAAGAATGCGAACGTTACTTTTAGCAATGTTACTTTGGAAGCCTATCTCACAAATGGCACTTTCAGTCTGAACA agACAGAATGTGCTGAAGATATGGTCTCTACTACTGCTGTAGTGCCTACAACTCCTAAACAGACTACTGGCCAGGTTCCAACAACTAACCCAGCACCAACTGCATCACCCCCCAATCCTGCAGTTGGTAAATACAATGTGACTGGTTCAAATGGAACCTGTGTACTTGCCTACATGGGGTTACAGCTTAATATCACCTATctgaaaaaagatggaaag ATGGGATTGGATTTGCTGAATTTCATACCACATAATACAACTTCTTCTGGGACATGTGACAACACATCTGCTGCCTTGAATCTGACTTTTGACAAAACAAGGGTTATCTTCCGCTTTGCATTG AATGCAAGTACTGAAAAATTCTTCCTGCAAGGTGTGAGTGTAAGCACGACTCTGCCTTCTGAAGCAACAG TTGCAAAGTTTGAAGCATCGAACAACAGCATGAGTGAGCTGAGAGCTACAGTGGGGAACTCCTACAAGTGCAGTGCAGAGGAGAATCTCCAGGTCACAGACAAAGCCCTTGTCAACGTATTTAATGTTCAGATCCAGGTTTTCAAGATTGACGGAGACAAATTTGGGGCAG tggaAGAATGTCAACTGGATGAAAATAACATGCTGATACCTATAATAGTTGGTGCAGCCCTCGCTGGTCTTGTTCTAATTGTCTTGATTGCTTACTTGATTGGCAGAAAGAGGAGCCATGCTGGATATCAAACAATTTAA